The Primulina tabacum isolate GXHZ01 chromosome 16, ASM2559414v2, whole genome shotgun sequence genome window below encodes:
- the LOC142528380 gene encoding uncharacterized protein LOC142528380, with product MTKESVNPDSSVISYNILIYGKEAITLIDTGATHSFMSEVFMHSISVEPTVMPLHFNIVLPSGDEICSINIINACPVQVGNRLLFADLIVIPMVVFDVILGMDWLSAYCAVIYCVGMTVKFLADDHDSDVFVGLGFSMGIPIISCLQANKLLHKGFMGFLASVVDVRKESNLQLQDIDVIQDYPDVFADDMLGLPPDREVKFVIDLIPGTAPISKAPYRMAPTEMKELKTQLQELLDKGFIRPSSSLWGAPVLFVMKKDGSLRLCVNYRELNKLLMDKQLYAKLKKCAFWLEQVAFLGHIVSKEGISVDPSKVESIKQWFIPKTVSEEQQLDTQLLELKRKSDLTGVSKFGLNRDGLLTFRGKICVPMGDGIRKDVLLEAHTTPYSVKIDHQRLAGLLQSFPIPKSYHSQSDGQSERVIQILEDMLRACTIDFPGSWDSKLPLVEFTYNNSYQSSIGMAPYEALYGRKCRSPLFWEEVGERKMLDQELVQQTADVVALIQERMRTAHSGQKSYADVRRRPLEFEIGDRAYRLALPPDLDRVHNVFHVSMIRKYLSNPSHVVWYDSLDLLPNLSYEKMPIQILDRKVKVLRNKEIGLVKVLWRNQVIEEATWEPEEEMKHRYPSLFDGFPSRSSLASIVLVVVIKRIDADCPRREKSYSNGRETFELLL from the exons ATGACGAAGGAAAGTGTCaatcctgattcttctgtgatatcatataatattttaatctaCGGCAAAGAAGCAATTACATTGATTGACACTGGTGCAacccattcttttatgtctgaagtgTTTATGCATTCTATATCTGTTGAACCTACTGTTATGCCATTACACTTCAATATTGTGTTGCCCTCTGGTGATGAAATTTGTTCCATTAATATTATCAACGCATGTCCTGTACAAGTGGGTAATAGATTACTCTTTGCTGATCTTATTGTTATTCCAATGGTTGTatttgatgttattttggggatggattggttatctgcGTATTGTGCGGTAATTTATTGCGTGGGCATGACAGTGAAGTTTTTAGCCGATGACCATGATAGTGATGTGTTTGTTGGTCTAGGATTTTCGATGGGTATTCCTATTATATCTTGCCTTCAAGCTAATAAGTTGTTGCACAAAGGTTTTATGGGTTTTCTAGCTTCAGTGGTTGATGTGCGAAAGGAAAGTAATTTGCAATTACAGGATATTGATGTGATTCAAGATTATCCTGACGTATTTGCTGATGATATGCTTGGATTACCACCTGATCGGGAGGTGAAGTTTGTTATTGATTTAATTCCAGGTACAGCTCCAATTTCCAaggctccatacagaatggctcctactgaaatgaaagaattgaagactcAATTGCAGGAgctattagataaaggttttatccGACCTAGTTCCTCATtgtggggagctccagttttgtTCGTTATGAAGAAAGATGGATCATTGCGATTATGTGTTAACTACCGAGAACTCAACAAG CTGTTGATGGATAAGCAATTGTATGCCAAGTTAAAGAAATGTgcgttctggttggagcaggtGGCATTTTTGGGCCACATCGTTTCGAAAGAAGGAATATCTGTTGATCCATCCAAAGTTGAGTCCATAAAGCAATGGTTCATTCCAAAGACAGTTTCAGAG GAACAACAGCTGGACACTCAATTATTAGAGTTGAAGAGAAAAAGTGATCTGACAGGAGTTTCAAAGTTTGGGTTGAATCGTGATGGTTTATTAACCTTTCGAGGTAAGATATGTGTTCCTATGGGTGATGGCATTCGAAAAGATGTACTTCTTGAAGCTCATACAACGCCATATTCC GTTAAGATTGATCACCAGAGACTAGCGGGATTGTTGCAATCCTTTCCTATACCGAAAT CCTACCATTCTcaaagcgacggtcaatcagaaagGGTTATCCAAATTCTTGAAGATATGCTAAGGGCTTGTACGATTGACTTCCCAGGAAGTTGGGATTCCAAGTTGCCTTTGGTGGAGTTCACGtataataacagctaccagTCTTCTATAGGCATGGCACCTTATGAAGctttatatggaagaaagtgccgaTCTCCTTTGTTTTGGGAAGAGGTAGGTGAAAGGAAGATGTTGGACCAGGAGTTGGTTCAACAAACAGCAGATGTTGTGGCATTGATCCAAGAAAGAATGAGGACCGCTCATTCtggacagaagagttatgccgatgttCGACGACGACCTTTAGAATTCGAG ATTGGAGACCGAGCCTATCGTCTTGCATTGCCACCGGACTTGGATCGAGTTCACAacgtatttcatgtttctatgatACGTAAGTACCTTTCTAATCCATCTCATGTCGTTTGGTATGATTCATTGGATCTTTTGCCTAACCTAAGCTACGAGAAAATGCCgattcaaattcttgatcgcaaagttaaagtgttgagaaacaaagaaaTTGGCCTTGtcaaagttctttggaggaatcaagtaattgaagaggccacgtgggaaccgGAAGAAGAGATGAAGCATCGTTATCCAAGTTTATTCGACG GATTTCCTTCAAGATCATCATTAGCCTCCATTGTGCTTGTGGTT gtgataaaaAGGATTGATGCGGATTGTCCGAGGAGGGAGAAGTCATATAGCAATGGAAGGGAAACTTTTGAACTTTTGTTATGA